The sequence TCCAAAAACTCGCTTAATGGTTCGTTGAGTGAACAGTATCTGGGAACCCGTTATATGGATGATTACAGTGCCACACTCAGATTATCCTGGGAAGCTGATATATGGGGCAAAGCCAGAATGCAGAAAGAGGGGGCTCTGGCTACCTACTTTTCACAAAAAGAAAATCTGTCTGCCTTGAAAACACGGATCATTGTACAGGTGGCTCAGGCTTATTACAACCTGATTGCCCTTGATGAACAGTTGAAGGTTGCCAAACGAAATGTCGAACTGGGTGATACTACCTTAGGTATGATCCAGCTACAGTATAACTCAGCGTTAGTGAATTCGTTGGCAGTAGAACAAGCCGAAGCACAGAAAAAGACAGCCGAGCTGCTGGTTCCTATGACTTTACAGACTATCGCTATACAGGAAAATGCACTGAGTATCCTATGTGGTAGTTTTCCTGACAGTATCACCAGAGCCAAAAGTCTCGCTGCCGTAATGCCAGATGAAGTATTTCCCTCAGGTGTACCTGCGGCACTGTTAAGTCGCAGGCCGGATGTAAAAGCAATGGAGTATATGATAGTGTCAGCCAATGCACGTACCGGATTAGCCAAAGCAGCATTGTATCCAACGATAAGTATCACACCATCTATAGGATCTAACTCTTATTTGTTTAACACCTGGTTTGATCTTCCGGGCTCACTGGTAAAAAGCGTGGGTGTTGGCCTGACACAACCCATTTTTCAGAAACGTTCGCTTAAAGCCGCTTATGACATTGCCTTGATTGATCAACAGAAAGCATCCGCTCAGTTCCGGCAATCTGTGTTAACAGCAGTAGGCGAAGTATCCGATGCGTTAGTAAGATCAAAATATGCAGATGAACGGATTGAGCTGGTAGAGAAGAAGAAGGCCTCTCTTACAAAGGCAACCAATGATGTTATGATGCTTTATAAAAGCGCTATGGCAACCTATCTGGAAGTGATTACGGCTCAGAACAATGCGTTGCAAAATGAACTGGAGGCTATTACAATCCGAAGAGATAAATTAAACGCGATTACAGATTTGTATCGGGCTCTTGGTGGAGGTGTTGAAAATTAGGATTTAAGCTGATATCTGTAGTTTTGTATAGAGTATCAAAGTAAAGACCTGACATTTCTGACAGAACAGACCCCTGTAAAAAACATTTTTTAAAGGGAGGCAACTATGTAGTTAGCTTAACTGTATGGTTAACAATATTTTACAAAAAAAGGATTATGGACATTGTATATTCAGTCTGAACACGAATGTTAATTTGAAAATTTTTAAATAAAATAACGTTTTGTTTATCAGACACTTAAAGGGCGGCAATGCTATTGCCCTTTCAAAAAATGTTTTTTACAGGGGTCTGTTCTGTCAGAAACGTCCGAAGTCTCTTATCCTCATCAAAGAGTTGCCTTTTCACTAACAAAGTCAACAGCAAGGCAACTCTTTTTTACTCTTACTTCAACAAAACTACTTTAATTTCTCCTTGAAGAAATCAGTAGTACGCTTCCAGGCAAGTTCGGCAGCGGCTTTATCATATCGGGGAGTGGTATCGTTATGGAAGCCATGATTGGCATTGGCATACATATACTCAGTGTATTCCTTGTTATTTTCCTTGAGTGCTTTCTCATAAGCGGGCCATCCTTCATTTACACGGGTATCCAGTTCTCCATAATGTATCAGCAATGGTGCTTTTATTTTGGGAACGTCTTCTGTAGCGGGCTGTCCACCATAGAAAGGAACGGATGCTGCCAGATTGGGGATACGAACTGCCATCATATTGGCAATCCAGCCACCAAAGCAAAAGCCTACCACACCTACTTTACCGTTACAGTTTTTATGTTTGCTCAGGTATGCATCGGCTGCAATAAAGTCTTCGAGCATTTCATTTCTATCCCGCTTACTCTGTAAGGTTCTGCCCTCGTCATCATTACCCGGATAACCACCAAGAGGGGTCAATGCATCTGGTGCCAGTGCAATAAATCCGGCCAATGCAGCCCGTCGGCAAACATCTTCAATGTGCGGATTTAGTCCTCTGTTTTCGTGGACTACCACAATCCCTCCTAGCTTCTTTTTGGTATCCGCAGGCATCGCCAGCAAACCTTTGATAGTGCTACCTCCTTTTGGAGAAGAATATTGGACATACTCTGTTTTTAACCGCGGATCATCGGGTTTGATCTGAACCGCCCCTATATAATCTGGCATTAAAAAACTCATCAATGAGGTTACTGTTAAACCCCCTACTGCATAAGCAGATAGCTTCTGCATAAAATCACGTCTGTCAATACGGCTATGGGCATAATCGTCATACAGATCAAATACTTCCTGTTTAATGTCTTCTTTGTTTAGTTGGCTCATATGGGTTTGTTTATGAATATATGTAGTACTAAGTCATGAGTTTATAAACCTTTACACTTTTATGGCAGTTTCTTATCGGGCTGCTGTTTTCTTACCAGCAATCTGCTCTAATAGCTGGTAACGTTTGTTTTGATCTGTCTGTGCAGCAGAGGTTACATCAATTTTCATTAGCTGTACATCGCCCTGAGAACCTACAACTGACCATTTTGGTAAATTACCTCCATTGGGATTACCTGTTTTAATAAAGTTGGCGAAATAAGCCTGCATGGTTTCAGATACTTTGTAATCTTCTTTTGTCCAGGAGTAAACCTTGTTGGTAGACAGATTACCCATAGCATACTCTATCTCTGCTGAATGCACAGCACCCCGGGCCGGAGGCATTTTTATGGCAGTAGGATCATTGGCTTTGACTACCCCACCTGCCATACCTGCTGAAGCATCACCCATTTCAGGCGTCATCGGTGGACGGGGACGAGTATAAAAATAACGGTATACAGGCTTCCCTCCTGTTTTACTATGCAAATCAATCCACTTCCAGGTACTAAATGCTGTACCCCGGTCACTGGCTAGTTGGGTTCCCATATCCATTACCTGTTCCTGTGTGGAAGCCGGATATAGCTTTAGTACCTCTCCAGCCTGTTCGCCAAAATGTTTTTGTAGGGCTTTTTCATAATTTTCTACAGTAGGAGAATCTTCTCCCAATATGGATCTGTAATTTGCTTCTTCTGAATTCCAGCCTGCCAGTAGGGGTACATGCGCCTGTTGGCCAGACTGAAAAATGGCAACAGGAAAGTCTGGTAGAAAATATCCATCAACGATGGGTCTGAAACGTGGTGTCTCAGGTTTGGCTGTAGTTTCCAGAAGCTGATCTGCTGGCATGTTACGTAAAGCTTCTAATGTAGTAGCCCCAATGCTTTTGGCATAATTCAATCCTATTTCTTCAGCCTGAGCCAATGTAGCCAGTGGTTGCAGCGAAAGCAATGAACCACTTTCTCCAATGGCACCAGCAATCAGATTTCGGGATAAGGGTGAGGCCATCTGAGCAGAAACAGAAGAAGAGCCAGCAGACTCTCCGGCAATGATTATCTTTTTAGGATCACCCCCAAAAGCAGCAATGTTTTGCTGTACCCAACGTAAAGCCGTACTCTGATCCATCAGGCCATAATTACCTGATGCCTTATGCGAAGATTCTTTGGTTAATTCCGGATGTGCCAGAAATCCAAACACACCCAAACGATAATTGACTGTAACGGTCACAATTCCTTTCTGGGCCATATTCTCACCATCATACCGGGGCTCTGAGCCATCACCCGCCATATAGCCACCTCCATAATAATAGACGAGCACAGGCAGTTTCTCATTTCCAGATTTAGCGGGAGTCCATACATTCAGATACAAACAATCTTCACTCATACCATTGGAACGAAAGTTCATATCTCCGAATACCGCCCGCTGCATAGCCCGTGGGCCAAATTTGTCCGCTTTCCGCACTCCTTTCCAGGGTTGAGGCGGTTGAGGCTCCTTCCACCGCAACTGGCCTACGGGAGGAGCTGCAAATGGAATCCCTTTAAATGCACGAATGCCACTCTTTTCTGTGACGCCTTCTACTGTGCCCTGGGCTGTTTTAACAAGAGGAGAATTAGTGGAAAAGTCACGTTTTGGCTGACCAATAGCTGTACACAGTAGACCACTAGTGAATAGAAGCAAAAAAATAACGCTTTTCATATACAAAGTATCGAATGAACATATAGGTGTAAATGTTAAGGAGGCTTCTTTGTATGGAATGATAGCCTAAATATAGATGTATCTTCTGAAGAAATACGTAAATCAGAGAAAAAATCATTATGCTTATTTTTTGCTGTCAACTAACCAGAGGCCGTTTTGATAGGATTGATAGGCCTTTTCAGAAGAATTGGGGAGAGGGGTTTCTACAAATATGTTTAAAAAATATCCAACGTTGTCGAATTACTATCCCTAGGCCTGCTTTTTTCACAAACTTTTCAGGACACTGTGTATAGTTCTATACATCAGAGCGATTTGATTGAAACAACGCGTGTGGATTCTTTTTGCGGTGAATTATGCTCAAACACAAAACGTGCGGTTTATTCCGTTCAGAATAATTTTTTGCGGTTAATTCAACGCATTAGCATTTTTGCGGTGAACTCTGGGCAAAAACTGTTTTGACAGAGGCAAACGCCAAATCATTTCTTCAAATGAAAATGCATAGAACCATGCACAACAAAATTACATAGGCAGAGTTCTATGCATAAAGTTCTCAATATTATTAGTTGTAGTATTCGACTTCAATCTGCAACTGGCGGGTGCCGTTGGTATCATAGTTCACTTCCATCCGGATATCCCGGATATATTGCCACTGCCTTTTTCCAAATATCTGCGAGTTAAATTGATAGACACCCGTTTGCTGACGGATCAGAATATCTTTTTTAGCATAAATTGAGATAGCATTTTTGATACTAGGCACGCTGATTCTCAATTCAGAAGCAATCCTTTTCTTTACACCCATGCTGATAACAACTTCCCCATCTGCATCCATTTCCATCAACAGCTCAAACAAAATTTCATTGGCCCATCTGGGAAGGTCGTAGAAATAGGCCACATCCATCAGAAACTGCTTCAGACGTCGGGATTGTTTTTTTGAAATTCGTGTTGCATCCCTGCCATCCATTGACGGATCAGAAATACAGATTTCAGCTGTTTGCATAGATAGTACAGTTAGAGTTTGTGTGCCTGGGGAGAATCGAACTCCCACGCTAAAAGCCTCAGATTTTAAGTCTGAGATGTCTGCCAGTTTCATCACAGGCACAAAGTAATTCATGGTGTCCACAAAAGGATTCGAACCTTTACTCTGTTAAGAATCCGTGTTTGAGACGGATGTGTCTACCAGTTTCACCATATGGACAAATACATGTATCCCTGGTGCGATTCGAACGCACACCCTCTGGTTCCTAAGACCAGTGCCTCTGCCAGTTGGGCTACAGGGACATTACTAAAACAAAGTTTTCAACTCACTCTCATTGTGAAATAAATATTTCTGACCTACGTACCCGGAGTGGGATTCGAACCCACAAAGCCGTGTTTCTGAGACACGTATGTATGCCAGTTCCATCATCCGGGCATAAATAAAAAAGCCTCCTTACCAATGGCAGGGAGGCTTTTATGCATCATTGAATCCAATTACACATAAGGCTCCCTTGCCTTCCAGAGTAGGAGTGCGAGTAATTGCAATAAGAAGAATGTGTAAGAGGTACTCATAGTTTTGTTTTCTGTTTGAAAATGTATTACTGGTGCGGGATTGTGGTAACGCTCCACATCCTCAGCTTTTTCAGAGCTGCGCTTCTACTTAGTTAGCTTATCCCACATTAAAAAACTCTATGTAAAACGAAAAAGCCCCAACTAGTTGCTGGGGCTTTTCATATTGTTATGTTCAGACAATACTAGTTTACCCCATCTTGAGCAGATAGTAGAAATAAGTAGAGACTAAACAATAGTTGCGTTTTCATGTTACAAATGTATGCCTATTTTTTAGTTTGCTCCAAACCTGTGATGGTAAATAGTTTTGATGACTGTTTATGAGTAGTCCAGTAGCAGTTTCAAATAAA comes from Xanthocytophaga agilis and encodes:
- a CDS encoding efflux transporter outer membrane subunit, which gives rise to MKPYNRYILAIILLIIFLSSCRVGKRYSRPELNIPQQYREQPLSVTADTVLLPWKTFFKDATLVGLIEKALSTNNDVAGAVMNMQQVELSYKQARLGLLPTVDLNVSANRNWLSKNSLNGSLSEQYLGTRYMDDYSATLRLSWEADIWGKARMQKEGALATYFSQKENLSALKTRIIVQVAQAYYNLIALDEQLKVAKRNVELGDTTLGMIQLQYNSALVNSLAVEQAEAQKKTAELLVPMTLQTIAIQENALSILCGSFPDSITRAKSLAAVMPDEVFPSGVPAALLSRRPDVKAMEYMIVSANARTGLAKAALYPTISITPSIGSNSYLFNTWFDLPGSLVKSVGVGLTQPIFQKRSLKAAYDIALIDQQKASAQFRQSVLTAVGEVSDALVRSKYADERIELVEKKKASLTKATNDVMMLYKSAMATYLEVITAQNNALQNELEAITIRRDKLNAITDLYRALGGGVEN
- a CDS encoding dienelactone hydrolase family protein; translated protein: MSQLNKEDIKQEVFDLYDDYAHSRIDRRDFMQKLSAYAVGGLTVTSLMSFLMPDYIGAVQIKPDDPRLKTEYVQYSSPKGGSTIKGLLAMPADTKKKLGGIVVVHENRGLNPHIEDVCRRAALAGFIALAPDALTPLGGYPGNDDEGRTLQSKRDRNEMLEDFIAADAYLSKHKNCNGKVGVVGFCFGGWIANMMAVRIPNLAASVPFYGGQPATEDVPKIKAPLLIHYGELDTRVNEGWPAYEKALKENNKEYTEYMYANANHGFHNDTTPRYDKAAAELAWKRTTDFFKEKLK
- a CDS encoding carboxylesterase/lipase family protein; this translates as MKSVIFLLLFTSGLLCTAIGQPKRDFSTNSPLVKTAQGTVEGVTEKSGIRAFKGIPFAAPPVGQLRWKEPQPPQPWKGVRKADKFGPRAMQRAVFGDMNFRSNGMSEDCLYLNVWTPAKSGNEKLPVLVYYYGGGYMAGDGSEPRYDGENMAQKGIVTVTVNYRLGVFGFLAHPELTKESSHKASGNYGLMDQSTALRWVQQNIAAFGGDPKKIIIAGESAGSSSVSAQMASPLSRNLIAGAIGESGSLLSLQPLATLAQAEEIGLNYAKSIGATTLEALRNMPADQLLETTAKPETPRFRPIVDGYFLPDFPVAIFQSGQQAHVPLLAGWNSEEANYRSILGEDSPTVENYEKALQKHFGEQAGEVLKLYPASTQEQVMDMGTQLASDRGTAFSTWKWIDLHSKTGGKPVYRYFYTRPRPPMTPEMGDASAGMAGGVVKANDPTAIKMPPARGAVHSAEIEYAMGNLSTNKVYSWTKEDYKVSETMQAYFANFIKTGNPNGGNLPKWSVVGSQGDVQLMKIDVTSAAQTDQNKRYQLLEQIAGKKTAAR